The stretch of DNA gtACAGTACTTTTTAAATGTCATGACTTATTTAATGTACTCATGTGCTATAACAGTTTTCAAGTTTTGTTTCTAAGAATTGCAGTTTCTGCTAGTTGTCATTATAATTGACAGCAATGTCTTGGTATGCAGGCTGCGAGATAAAATTGAAGAACTGCGCCGTTCATTGGAACCCAAAGAAAATGCTCTTGAGTCTTTACAGCAGTCCCTTTTGGAGAAAGATCAGGTACAACACTCGGCAATAAATTTTATTACCATGTATTCCTGTCACTTCTAAATCCTTGTGACtgatattgtttttttatttcataatgtAATAATTTCTCTTCTAAGAAACAAGCTACAGGAATCACTGGTACAATCTATATGCAAATTGCACAAAACACCCCTACAATGCACCTGCAATAccaaagaatgaaaaaaattgaaaactgaaatgATGCTTCCACTTCCTAAAGAAGAAGTTGCCTTCTTCACCCCGACAGGGGAGCTGGTTGGGTGCTTCAGTGGGGCACTTGAGTGCCTAGGCATCATGGAAGGGAAGCACTTGCTTCCATAACTTTACATTTGTGTGATTGATTTGAGACTTCTTTCTAAGCATTTGACACTAGAAAACCTGTCAGTTGTTTGcttatgttgttattcaacatGTTTTAGGGACTTGATATGCTTGCGTTGCATGCTCTTACTATTTTGGTGCAAGTTATGATCTGTATATGCTTGTAAGAAGGAAAAatatcctttttttcttttcctgtgGAGGATGATGTTAGCATGTATgttcataaaatggaaaatatgTTCTTTCAGAATATCTTTTCTGTAAGGCAGCAAATATAAAGTAGCGACAAAACAGGCTTCTGTACTCCTGActtgttaataaatattacttaCACTGAGAaggggtgtttttttttttttttttcttttttttttggggggggggggggggggggggtgcttTTCTGAACTTCTTCTTTATCCTAACTTGTATAAATGTTCTCCTAGCttttgagttttcatttcaaccatttgtttctttgcttAATATTGTTATGTATTTCAATCTTGTTAAGATGACCggttctttttccttttgagcTGTCCTAATATGTAATGGATAGCATTACCACCCTTCTTACCACTTTAACATCTCCAGAAAGAAAACATGACCTATTGAATGACGTTAAACTTGTTTGGGGATTTATTTGTAAAAGAACAACTTGATAAGAGATTTTTTTGAATGTCCATTGGAAGAAAAGGTCATTCTCAATGATGGAATTTACCAAGGCAAATTGAGAAGGTTGCTTTAGGTGATTTAATTTTGGTAGGATTTGAATAATTACAcgtattctattttaatttccTAATATTTTGACTCCTAGTTGGACATGGTCGTGCATTCACATATACAGCTTGATTGCAAGGTAGTTTTAAATTTGGCACAATATTGATTGCATTACTGAATAATGTgacaaattctctctctctctctctctctctctctctctctcgctgtgTGTGTGTTAATCCTCTCAccctccttttacttcttccCTCTCTTCCTGTTGTCTTTCTTGGACCTCTACatcttctcttcatttcttcttttgtgatattctctttctcttctctatttcctctcgattttcttctcctttcttcttcttgtttttccctatttcttttttctccctCAGTTTTCCTTCTGATCATGCTATTCTACTCATATTTCTCTTCTTTCcatccttgtctttctgttcttttctttccatgGTTTGTTGGATTTTCATGTCAGACATTGACACTCATCagactattatttttttaattttttttacagtCAATTATTTTCTGGACACGGAGACAGCCATATCCATTGATCTTGCATATCCATTACTTAGAataagttgaaaatcaattataaaatagaaacagtGTAGATGTATATTTTAAGACCTCACTCGTATAAACTTTCCAAATTTATGAATTCcaactaaattcaaaaaaatttgccAATAAATTTTTCTAATCTACGTACTAAGACTTTTTTTTATTCCACTTGTTGTGTAGAATGTGAGTTTTTTTTATGCATACATGTAAGATATATAATTCACCATTGACTGTCATGTGGTGTCCTAGAATGCATTAATTCTTGTGTACTTGAAGGCAACGTGGAGCCTCTTGACACTTTTCCTAGGCCTTTATTAACTTGTATATTTGCAGATGCTGGAAGACATTCAAGGTTTACTGAAAATGGCAGATGAGAAAAAACAAGCTGCAGTATCCGAGCTCTCAGCTAAGCACCAGAAGGTAAATCTGCATGCAGATGCATCAAAGATGAAATTTCACATTCTGCGGTTCTCTCCATTATCACATTTGCAAAAAAATGTACATTATGTCCTGCTTTCTGTTTCCTTCCAGCAATTAGAGAGTTTGGAAGCCCAACTAGCTGATGCATTAGCTGATAGAAGCAAAGCAACTGAAACCATTTCCTTTTTACAGGTATGATTGAATTGTTGTAGGTGGATTATTGTTTGATAATAAGGAACGGAGAAGTTTACCCTAAAAAAAATGGAACTGGGTAGCAGTgaattgtttcttcttcttgctgaaACAATCACTTCCTTCTTTGttctttatttattcttgtgTACTGCCTTTTCTACCCTTTCACTTTATGACATTTTGTTCATctcattcttttttattaatgatttctATTGGATCTTTCCAAATTTTGAGATGATTACTTCAGGGTGTGATTGCTGAGAAAGAGTCTAAGATTGCAGAGATGGATGCAGCTTCAAGTGGTAAAGCAGTACGGCTTAAAGCTGCTATAGAAACTGTAAAGGGCGATCTTGTGCACATGAAAAATGAGCATGTACGAGTTGGATTCATTTCAGCAATTTACTATGATCTTCTTCACTTGTATGAATTATCCTACTTTGTCAGATTCCCGTTAATTTTTAAGAGCTGATTTTGGTAGCAAACTGTGATCTTTATATGGTGAAACAGCATAAAAATTGTTAATTGAGAGATTAAGTTCTGGCTGCTAGGAAACTATGTTTTTATATTCCAATCTTTATTTAAACGCCTTCATGTAGAAGGAAACACCATTTCTGCTCTAACCTTCAAATGCTAACCTTAGTGACTTTTTTCAGTAACCTTATTTTACCTTTTAACTTAGGATCATTCGTTACCTTTATTAAGTAGCAAATTTCTATGAGCACTCACTTACATGACTGATATTCACGAACTATGCTAGTTGTCGAGCACATTTCATGTGGTAAATATGTAAACCTATAGTTATAAAGATTTGCCTTCAGAAGTCTGTTAAGCTAAAATTTGCTGGCTAAGAGTAGGAGCTGGCCATTTTTGCTGTCTATAATTTTCCTTGCTTCATTGGAAATTGTAATTCTTTTACTTCAATGTGGTTATTGTACCTCATATCATGCACATATTGTACCAGATTCATCAAAAGGCTATTCAAGAAACAAGAAATGATGCCCTTTTTTTTCTCCGGATGCACTATAATTTCTGTCATGTCCATTGTTATTCATGTCTATTGCCTTACTGGTTCCCCCTTTGTGCACTTTGCTACCTTGAACATTGAATCTTCTGTAGTTGATACCTTCCTACAGGATCTTTTTAGCAAATAAAAATGTCTTCCCTTCTTTCTTTTGGTGTATGACTATGAACATTAAAATGAACTTTTAATCTGTAGAAATTGTAATGTGTTAGGACTTGTAGGGTCCTATGGCTTTTCCCATTACAATCGATCACATAAGGATCTATGTTGAGCTCTTACCTCTTTGCTCTTGTGATGGATCAACTTATAAAGCCTATCCAAGAGGTTACCTtagtgtatgttatttgcataTGATATTTTCTTGGTGGATGAAATAGAAGACGGCATAAATATTAAGCTTGAATTATGGGGGAACAGCTTAGAATCAAAAGGTTTCAAGTTGAGCAAGTTCAAAAGCAAATTTatggaatgtaagtttagtaaaaatagaagTGTGACTGATGTTATGGTTAAACTTAAAGCTCAAGTTAATTCCTAGAAAATATTAGCTTATATATCTCAGAAATGGTCATTAGGTCATTAGTGAGGATGTTACTCATAGAATCAaagcaacaacaataacatatccagtcgttatcccactatgtggggttggctacatgaattctagacttctatgtgggttacatcctaacagatagtttgtctagaattcatatttgaatccgactaagttttacgctggctgtcggctacctaacgcaaccctcctcctttatccgggcttgggaccggcagtggataatatcCCCTAGcagagtaatgatgaaatgaagtttcaacatcatcttcatatggagaagtttcatgagatggtggtgaatgaagataattgatatagttgtgtttcatcacttagttgacatggtgaaaccaacaagtaTAATATGAAAACACAAGGCTTACTCATAGAATCAAAGCGGGATGGTTAAATTGGAGAAGTGCATCAAGTATTTCATGTGATCGTAAAATCCTTTTGAAGTTAAAATGAAGTTTTATCAGATGGTTTTAAAACTCTTGTTTCTTTAATGGCTCAAAATGATGGTAATTAAGTGCTAACATGTGTAAAATATGAATGTAGCTATGATGAGGATTACGATGGATCAACCATATAAGTAAAGGCATTATTTGAAACAAGattttatgtaataattttGGAATGGcttctattgaagataaggtgTGTGAGAAACAATTAAGATAGTTTAGACATGTAAGAAGAAAATCAGTAGACAGCCCTGTAAGGCGAGTaaataaagtgaaaaatttTTGTAGCAAAAAGGTGGAAAataccaaagaaaacttggtaaGAAACCCTTAAACATTGCTTAGGACATTGTAATGTGAAAATCTGAGAATTATCATGAGATTTAAATTATATCTCTCTGTTATCCTCTTTACAGAAAAATACCTGTCGTTGGGTCCCTATTTGGTGTACCCACCTTGCTCTCCACGTCGGCTGGAGTACATGGATTCTTGGCTTTTAATAGTCCTTTACGTTTTCTGGTTCCTTTGTTTAGGAACACAAGGGTGGAATTAGAATCAATTGAGCTAATTCTTCCTAGGCGCTTTAAAAAATTGGGAGAGTTTAGCCTTTTGAGGAACAAGAATTGTTCCTCTTCAAATAGAGCATGCTTCTTCCATCCCCAAGAGGGGTTTTGGTGTGGTTCTCTTCAGTTcctctttttcaaaaataatttgcaCTTAACAAAATCCTTACCTTGAATTAATTTGATCTGAACATGCATCTGTTTTTCAAGGTGTTAGCTGTTCTTTATCTACacgttttagttttttttccctGAAGTTATTGATGAATTCAGGACAAAGAAAAGGAGAGTTGGGAAGCTACAACCCAAGCACTCAAAACAAAATTGGAGAAAGCTGAAAGTACCTGCATACATGCTGAAATTGAAGCAGCTAAACTGAGAAGTACTTTTATGCCCTTTGTTGAAGCTATCTGTTGTTTCTGTGAActtaattttctcatatatagTTACTTGCAGGTCAGCTGGAACTAGAATTGTCTGTGCAAGCTCAGCTTCTAAGTACAAGAGATGCTGAGCTTAAGGCTGCGAAAGAGGAGGTAAAATGAAggcaacaaattaattattctttgtGATGGCTTTGATTATTGATGGGTCTAGGAATATTTCTATTTTGGCTAAGGTTTACAATTTTCCCCtcaatttgaaatattttttataaccaTAAGATATTTAATCATATCCTAAATATCTGGCCTCCAAGTATATGTGATGATTATTGGCAAGGAGCCTTGTTCTTTTCTGAGGTGTAGAGGATGCCCTTATATGGATTCAtgacctctctctctttcttgtcACCAGAGTTTTTCCCACCATTTGCACTTGTCATAAATAACCCTATCAGAGGACACTTATGACCAATATGTCTCCCACAGCATTCCAGAAACTAGATAATAACATTCTCCTCCTGTTAGGGTTGGAATATTGTGATCGAAATGTGCACAATTTCTCAAGGATCACAATGCACATGGTCCATCTGTAGCAATTCATTCTATCACATTGTTTTATCTGAAAAGAGCTGTAATCCTCTTTCTTGGAATGAAAGACTCCTTACATCCTTATGTCTGGCAACAAATTACCATGTGTTTAGAAATTGAGGTAGAAAGGCAAAGAAATGAAATCTTTTACACacacaattatatattttccttctttttgatTCCTAGGTAGAGGGAGGGAAAGCCAAAACAagtgaaaatgatttttcttcCAACTTTCCTAAATATTATCTTTCCTCTCCATAATATAATAGTTATCCTATTGGTTCGTTTCACTTTATTGTATATTGCAAACAAGGGAAAGgtattttccttccttttcaagaagaagaaataatattttcccaaaatttctcTCCCTTACAATTCTTCGCCCCTTTCTCCAAGTTCCAACCACTTAAGAACTTCAGTTTTTGTCTTACCAATCTCTTACACAAATCTTCTTTTTCACTGTAGTTTCTTCtgttatataatttaagaagCAAAGGTTACTTCTAAGAAGAGCTTTTGTGCTTGTTACATGTGTGGCACACTCCTTGGCACATGTATGGTACTGGACAAGCTTTAGGAACTGGGAAATAAATGCATCCATCACTTATACATGAGTGTCCATGGCTAGACAGGCATGAATCACACATGCTCTGGAAAAATAGCTTAAAATCATAAAGCAAATGCAATGTGGACATGTACCCATTAATCCTCCTTTTTTTCCTTAGTTTTAGAAATACTACATCCAAAAATTtccaatttattttttgaataataatttcTAAATCATGTAAGAACATTTTTTTCACACTTTTCAAGTATATAAGTTCTTAGTATAAATGTATTTAtgaataatttgttattattttgatacaggaatgaatattttctttgttttctctcttcttctttttttgtcttGTTGTTGTGTAAATATAATGTCATATCTGAGTCAGGTTTCCCTGCTTCTTAGTCTTCagtattttctccaaaattagtTTTGACAATTTAGATCAAGTTTCAATATTCTGACTTTTGAGTGTCCGAATGCTGAGCTTCTATGTGGTAGTAGGTTGGAGGTTTTGGAAATTGAGACTTGTAAAACCTAggattagtttaaaattttatctgaaGTTCTGAACTGGCCTCAGATCCTAGTGATGAGCCCTGGTAGTGACTTTTGCCTCCAGGCCACCTTCTGCTCTGATTTAAAGAGAATCTTCCAAGACAGACATCCTAGTGTTGGATCCAATTCAAGATAATAATGCATTGTTCTGATCCCACAGTTTGTCTGCAAGTAATATTAGTAATCCTTTTCTGACAATTTGTTGGTTGAGCAAACCCCTCTGTGCCAAGCCTTCTTTCTTCCAGTTCACAAGCTCAAGCCACCCCCTGTGGATATCCACCTGATGCTATAGCAGACATTGATGATACTTAATCATGCTGCTGTTTTGCTTCTCTCTTTTCCTGTTTTTCATGTTCTAATATTTTGCCTCCCTTACATCTGTCCTGCCAATTTATGTTGTGCAGATCAACCGCCTTGAAACTGAATTTGCTTCTTACAAGGTTCGAGCTCATACACTTTTACAGAGAAAGGATGCAGAACTAGCTGCTGCTAAGGACAATGAAATTCTCAAAGCACAAGAGGAAGCATTAAAAGTACATGTTTCCTGTTACtgatatcatataaatttattatggaGAACGGCTTGTACTGATTCATTAGTGTGTTTTTTTGTTTACTTACAGTGTTTCTTCTGTTCTTTAGGAGGCTGAGAAAGAATTAATGTCAGTATCTGCTGAAAGAGATAAGGCCCTTAAAGATCTTCAGGATGctgttgttaattttgataagGAACTTGCTGCAAGGTAAGACAACTCTGAAAACTCATGTcactataattaatttatgttttcattatatGCAAAATTGATGTTGTTCTTAttctttaaatgaaaaatgtttttggtTAGGGAAGTGCAAAGTAATTTTCTCTGATGTTCTATGACTTCATTTCATTTCAGAGATGCAGCTCTTAGCACTGCAAAGCAGCAAATAGAGAGCATGGAAACAAAACTTAATTCTGCTAATGCTCGCCACCAAtctgagaaagaaaaatgggaaataaaCCTCCAAAATTTGGAGGAAACTTGGCAATGTACTCAATCATAAAAGCATTCTATTTTCATACTATTTCCATTTCTTCTGTGTGGCTTCTTATTGTTTGAGCATTGGAATAAGATGTCCTTTTAATGAATAATCATACAGTGAGGTGTGAAGCAATGAAAGTTCAGAAGGAAGTGTCCCCAAGTCCAGATCTACAAAAAGAACTAGAAGACTTTAAACTATTGTACAAAAAGTTAAAGGTATCATgcttattatttttccttaccGTAGTTGAGAACTTATCTTCCTGTGTTAAGTAGATCTTTTTGCCTTGTAGGAAGAGCATGATTCATTTCGTGATCTTGCTGATAAAATGATCGAGGAGAAGGACAATGAGATCTCTAGACTTATAAATGAGAATAAGAAACTGCATAAGACAGTAGAGCTGAGACCACAGGTATTCCCTCCTCTCTCTCATGCACACACACTCTTACAGTCACTGTCATGTAAACGTTGCCCTGTTTCTTGAACTTTGCAATGAAATTTTTCACATTATTTCTACTTCATCCTAACAATATGGTGAATAATCTCAGGCTGATCCAAATGATAATTATGGCACAGGTATTATGACTATTCCAGTCACATTTGCCAGTGTCTTAGTTAGaacttaacaaaattaatttggctaattcactgttgtatttttaaTGCTCTTTCCCATATTGGTAATTTCAGCCCTTCAGAAATATGATTTGGCTTATTCAAGCACCTCAGCAGCAGAGCAGCAGATTCTGGTACAGAAATATTCAACCTGATGTTTTTCaacttttaattgttttaactcATTTATAAGATGGTCAGGTACTGATATGATGGCTTCATTAGAGTGCAGTTTTAAGTTGGTGTTGAAAGTTTGCTAATTCAGTCTTCATCATCATTaattgcaccttatcctaactaTGCTGGGGATGGTAGAAGTTGGCTAGTTCAGttttaaaactaatttattCATTATTCATCTTAATGAATCTATTTTCCTTGAAACTTCTCTGGATTGTACCTTAATGAACGTTTATACATGCTTTATTTAAGTTTGTAAACAATGTTCAGTAGCAGTCTTTTTAAACCAGGGAACATGTTTCATACGGGGTCAAGAAAATTGTTGTCATCGTTATTATCAAAGCATTTTTTTCTCAGTAGTAAAATCCATGTTGAAAACAAATCTTGAACAGCATGAGAAATGCAGAAATAACTTTAATCTTCAGAGGATAATATTtaggggctgtttagttgtggaacaGAACCCCagttttccagaaaattactccacaaaaaacagaaaatttgaaaacttgttcaaatgcAAAAATTTTCCAAATGGACAATGGAGATCTGGAACGTGGTTTCccaaaattgaactgaacctggaaaattcctaaaatgagttttctaagTTTTCCTTATTAATTTGAGATTTGGATAATGCAGTTTTCTAAAAGTTTTCccaaatcatctccatctccttccCTAACACAATTTTACACAAAGAAATTAAAGCATTTATCCTTTTTTAAACATATgttctaattttataaattggaaattagttttctGTATTTCTAACATCtgaatgaatttttcaaattttctatagaaaatgaaaactagaaattttatagaaaattggagatagaaaaatggaattcattttccacaactaagcGGCCCCTTAGTAATATATATCTGGCAAACCCAAGTTTCTTCCCCTGGTTCTGATAGGTTGGGTAAGTGGTCATGAGGAATAGTCCTGCTGAAAACAGGGTTACCTGGTAATATGAAGAAGTTAGAAATGAATGACTAcaattatctaaataaaaactACCACTTAATTGCTAACAGACATTGGATGAACTTATAATCAGAACATCACAAATCTAACACTTTAAACTTCTGGAGAGAAAACATAGTTGATACACATATAAGGAAAAAACTGAGTATTCTTCTGGTTCTGGTGGTGGTTTGGGGTCACAGGGGATTAGTCCCATGGAAGGGGAGGGATACCCCTGGTCATTTataaataagggaaaaaaaacGGAATTACTGATTTAGTtgttatcaataaataaaacaatctAAAGAATCGATATTTGCAACCACTGACCTGTTACCAAAACAATAAATGAGTGTGTGATTGAGACAAGAGAAACATCTTGTTATTACCTTCAATGTTGTATTTTCAGTTTTCCCTCTTATAGTCCAACTTGCAAAATGCTTTAGTCTTAGGTAGATCTTGGTCACCTTTTCTAACCGTGCTCCTTCATCCACTTCCCCTGTGGCAAGTACTACTCAGAAAACAATGATGTTCAATGTTCTCTTGTTATTATGAGGTTTTGTGCGTGCTGCAATTGTAGCTGAAGCTGGTCAGCACAAACTGTCTTGAGTTGTTGCTGGGAATACCAAGCAAAGCTTTTGTGGATTAGAATCATGGTTGTCTGAAGGGAATGGGATTTCCTGGAGGTGTTAATGGGGGCAGTGTAATTAGTTCTGCAATCACTATAATGAATAAATTGAGTGGGAGCATAAAAGAGACAATTGATGTAGAAGCATAAAGGACAAATGAGGTTGAtttaatcataatatatatCCTGTGCAATCTGTTGAACATCTACTGCATTGTGGTGAATGTTCTGAGAAATTCTAAAGCTAAAATGCTATGAAATTTTTTCTGGTTTTTTTGTATTTGGAATCACAATTTCTTCTGTGCTgagtagataaaaaaaaaaattcccaccTAATTCCTTCTCATCTTTCTGTTTTCAGCTTTTGGCAAGGCAACAAGCTCAAAGGGAGGAAGAGCTAGCACAATCACAGCGGCACATACTTGCACTTCAAGTAAGTTGTTTcagtatttgtatatatagtttcCTTTTGTACTCATCTTCCACCACATGAactttaatgtattttatatcAGGAGGAAATTGAGGAGCTTGAACGTGAAAATCGTCTTCACAGCCAACAGGTAACCAGGtgtattttaaacataattccatGATGGATGTTTCATAGgctttttcatgttttgagctATCTATTTTTATCTTACATGGGCATCATCTATCAGGATGCTTTTACCCTTTTTTCTGTTGCCACAAGAGctctatatatttttcaaaatatctttgatcattatttcttttttcccccttttcaAGACAGATGACTATACCAATTACGTGAAAAATTGATTTACTGCCATCAATGTACCTATCCCTTGTGAATGTCTAGGAGTCAAGTAGTTTTTGCTCATCATTATGTACTAGAGTATAGATggtagtgtgtgtgtgtgtgtgtattttggGGGAGGGGTGGAGTATGGATCGCATACCTTAATGTCCTTCACCTTTTGTCTCATTTCATGTGGACAGGAAGCCATGCTGAAGGAAGAGTTCAGGAACATGGAAAGAACGCAGAAGAGAGAAGGGGTAGATATGACATATCTTAAGAACGTAATACTAAAGCTTCTTGAAACAGGTAGATATGAAATGGCTTTTGTGTAAATGTGAAGCTAAAAGTTTGATTTCTTCAATCAGAACTTCCATCTGGCACAAGGAAAATGATTAACTTCCcttccagaaaaataaaaattttacaattgTGTACTTTATTTGAACAGGTGAAGTGGAGGCTCTGCTACCTGTGGTTGGGATGCTTCTTCAATTCAGTCCTGAAGAGgtaaacctctctctctctctctctctcaatttattTCCCTCAACAGTGCCGTACTGTTGCAACTTGCAGATTTCAATTATGATTAGTTGTTATTAACTGATCCATGGTGCAATTAATTGTGCTTTGTGAAAAGAATTCTGAACGTGGGAATGAAAAGGGTCCATTTATTTTTGAGCCTGTGATTCCCTGGTGATTGTTATATGGTGTTCTATATTTTAGGCCAAGGGTGCAAGAATATTTGACAATAATACTTGGCAACAGTTACTGACTGCCTCAACTGAATATTTGGACATGCAGATGCAGAAATGTCAACAAGCTTACCGCAATTTAACTGATGTCCCACCGAGCACACCAAGTGATGCTTCAGGATCTggtttctctctttttcctagattttcattttcttgaCGGCAGAAACAAAGGTGAAGGAGAACATACTTCTACAAGCTGCAACAACATTTGGCTAATTGCCCAGATGCTGAAAGCCCAAGATATAGGTGTCACTGTATTCTTTCTGTAACAATAAGCTTATATTATAGTTGAGACATTGTTGAGATATTTGTCATAGAGGGGTTTTGAGTTGGCAGTATGACAAGATTTTGAGTTGCTGTCTGGGAGCACTGTAAAGGCGTCATAGAGGTTTTTCtgttttccctttttatttttccagtGAAATTTGGCTtcaggtgaaaaaaaaaaaagaaaaagcggCTCGTTTGAATTTGTTGTAATGAAATTTCTTGTAGTTTCTTACCGTTAATATCCAATCATTACGGGGATTGAAGCCTAAAGGATCTCCATTTGCATATTAGTAGCTACATTGGATTTGTTCTCAACTATGAGCACTAAATAAATGTCACCTACAAAAAAGTTTGATCAAACCCACCACAGTTGTGCAAGAACAAGAGGGTGGTGGTGGGAGTAGTAGTAGAAAGTATGAAAAGCTGCATAATCAATGTGTATTGTATTTGTAGTATTATCTGCTGGGGCAGGTACCCTGAACCCCAAACACACCCCTGCCCTCGTGGATGTGTTGATAATTGGCGTTGGCCTTGGCTTTGGGCGGGCAGCCTGAAAACGAAACGATGAAGAAATGGCTACCATTACCAAAGCTTCTTTTCGAATGACGAATGGCTTTTGGCCTTTTGCTCCTCCTAATTGACTTTTCTTTGTCATCACTGACGTGGAGGTTTTGATTGTTGGCTTAACTTAGTCCAGTTAGGCACTTTCAAATTCTAAGGggttttcttaatttatttaattaccaCAACGGGTCAAAGACGTACAAAgaatttcaaaaacataatGTGTTAGAATTTTTATCATAgtctcatttaaaaatttagactGTTACatcaaggtttaattttattttacgtGCAATTAATTTTTACTATATAATTAGTCTAATCATAcgtaacaatttaaatattgagttaataagtaaattttaaattcaaaatctttATCTCCTCCGATGTTAAATGGTTAAAACCATgatctaatttaaaattttaaactattaaaaaaatattaattttattttttatattattattttactctttAAAATTCTcaacaaaatgcaaaaaatgggGTGCCGTAAGGTCCCCAACCTCTATGCTGCCAAGTTTGAGATCCAGAAGATCGTAGCTTTAGCATATGTTTAGTTGCCTCgtgtcattttcaaaataataatgtgACAAAGAGGGCTGGTTGGTGGAGGATGGTGAAGTTGTGCTAAAAGC from Diospyros lotus cultivar Yz01 chromosome 6, ASM1463336v1, whole genome shotgun sequence encodes:
- the LOC127804106 gene encoding protein GRIP, encoding MSSGGAEVRGMLENRAEDGVKPDKQLIDTNPESGKNISTDNGLPPYTSDAQDQLVQMVVELNFQKEYLNSQFEGLKNLELESGESNQPIGASKQDGWGSEDLKELQDKIECLSRELLEEKQTRGAAEKALEHLRAVYSDADAKAQELSTKLAEAQQKMEHEIKERDEKYSELDSKFNRLHKRAKQRIQDVQKEKDDLEAQFRELKEKTEQASYQQSALQHEMERTRQQANEALKAMDADRQQLRSANNKLRDKIEELRRSLEPKENALESLQQSLLEKDQMLEDIQGLLKMADEKKQAAVSELSAKHQKQLESLEAQLADALADRSKATETISFLQGVIAEKESKIAEMDAASSGKAVRLKAAIETVKGDLVHMKNEHDKEKESWEATTQALKTKLEKAESTCIHAEIEAAKLRSQLELELSVQAQLLSTRDAELKAAKEEINRLETEFASYKVRAHTLLQRKDAELAAAKDNEILKAQEEALKEAEKELMSVSAERDKALKDLQDAVVNFDKELAARDAALSTAKQQIESMETKLNSANARHQSEKEKWEINLQNLEETWQLRCEAMKVQKEVSPSPDLQKELEDFKLLYKKLKEEHDSFRDLADKMIEEKDNEISRLINENKKLHKTVELRPQADPNDNYGTALQKYDLAYSSTSAAEQQILLLARQQAQREEELAQSQRHILALQEEIEELERENRLHSQQEAMLKEEFRNMERTQKREGVDMTYLKNVILKLLETGEVEALLPVVGMLLQFSPEEMQKCQQAYRNLTDVPPSTPSDASGSGFSLFPRFSFS